In Microcella indica, the genomic window CGCTTCGGCGCGCTCGAGGTGGTGGGCCACGTCGAGCTCGTCCCACTGCAGGGTCGGCACGAGCCGCGCGGCCTCGGCGACGACCTCACGGGCCCGGTGGCAGGGCTCGCAGAAGGCTGAGGTGTAGAGCTCGAGGCGCATGCGTGAAGCCTAGAGGCGGAGCATCCGTGCCCCCTGATCGCCGCGGGCGACGCGAACGGCCGGACCTTCGCGTTCCGGCCAACGCCGGGTGAATTCTGCGTGACGTCTGCCCCACGGTCGCGCGCGCGTCGCCGCATGTTCACCGTCGCGGGCGAGACTCCTGCAATGGCACGGTGGGGGAATTATCGCGCGCTCGGCGACTCGGTGAGCATGATGCGCCGCGACGCGAGCGACCTCACCTTCGATTCCCCGACCTGGTCGTGGACCGATCGGGTCGCCCTCGCCGTCGAGAGCGTCGCCCGGCTGCGCGGGGAGGCTGCGCAGGGATGCTCGCTCGCGAGCCCCGGCGCGACCGTCGAGCAACTCGTGCACGACCAGGTGCCGCGCGCGCTCGAGGCGGGCGCCGACCTCGTGACGATCCTCATCGGCACGTCGGAGCTGCTCGACGGCTCCGCGCGGCCGGCCGCGCTCGCCCGTCGTCTGGAGTCGGGCGTGCGCACGCTCACCGCGGCAGGCGTGGACGTCGTGCTCGCGACGTGCCTCAACCCGCCGACGGCGATCGTGCCCAGACGGCGGCGCGTGCGCACGGCCGAGTTCACGGCAGAGCTGTGGTCGATCGCCCGCACGCACGACGCCTCGGTCGTGGATGCCTGGTCGTTGCGCGATGCGCGCCTGCGCCCGCTCGGCACGGGTGATCGCGTGCATCTCGGCGAGGAGGGCCACCGCCAGCTGGGCACGCGGGCCGTGCATGTCCTGGGGCTGCCGTTCGTCGAGCTGGGCGGCCGCCCTCGAGCGTCGGCGGCCGGCGGCTAGACTGCCGGAGTGAGTGCCGCCACTGATCGTCTCGTCTGGATCGACTGCGAGATGACGGGGCTCGACCTCGCCGTGGACGACCTCATCGAGGTCGCCGTGGTCATCACGAACTACGACCTCGAGCCCGTGCACGAGGGCTTCTCGATCGTCATCGCCCCCACCGAGCGGGGGATGGCGAACATGAGCGACTTCGTGCGCGACATGCACGCCTCCAGCGGGCTGCTCGACGAGCTGCCGCAGGGCGTGCCGCTCGAGGATGCTCAGGCGCAGATCATGGCCTACCTCACCGAGCACGTTCCGACCGCCGGGCAGTCTCCCCTCGCGGGCAACACGATCGGCACCGACCGCGCCTTCCTCGCGCGCTCTCTGCCGCAGGTCGACGCCCACCTGCACTACCGCAGCGTCGACGTCTCCTCCATCAAGGAGCTCGTGCGCCGGTGGTTCCCCCGCATCTACTTCAACGCGCCCGCGAAGGATGGCGGGCACCGGGCGATGGCCGACATTCTCGAGTCGATTCGCGAGCTCGACTACTACCGCAGGGCGGGGTTCGTCGCCGAGCCGGGGCCCAGCTCTGACGACGCTCAGGCGATCGCGGCCGACATCGTGCAGAAGTGGGAGCCCCGGCTGTAATACACTGGGGCGGCAGCGTGCGCGAGCACGGTGACACGGTGGGTATAGCTCAGCTGGTAGAGCGCCTCGTTGTGGTCGAGGAGGCCGCGGGTTCAAGCCCCGTTACTCACCCCACTGGCCGATCGGGTCCGGGTTCTTCCCGGGCCCGATTGGCGTCTCTGGGGCACCCTCGTGCGGCGCCACCCCCGCGTCCTCCCCGCATGTTCAGTCGCCTGCGCGACACTAGGAGCGTGACTCCCCCCGCCGGCACCTCCTCGTCCGTGGCCGAGAGGCTCGACGAGCAGACCCTGCACGCCTCGCAGGTGCCGTGGTCGACGGTCATCTGGAACGACCCGGTGAACCTCATGAGCTATGTCTCGTGGGTGTTCCGCCGCCACTTCGGCATGACGCGACAGGACGCCGAGCGGGCGATGCTCGCCGTGCACCACGACGGTCGCGCGACGGTCGCGGAGGGGAATCGTGAGGCCATGGAGCGCCACGTGGAGGCGATGCACGAGTACGGATTGTGGGCGACCGTCGAGAAGGCTCCGCGATGAGGGGCTTCCAGGCGACGGAGGCGGGCTGGCAGGCGATCCTCGAGCCGGAGGAGGCGCGCATCCTGCTCTCGCTGAGCCGTCAGCTGCAGTCGCTGCTCGCCGACAGTCTCGAACCGGATGCCCTCGCCGACGGCGCTGTGCGTCGCCTGCTGCCCGATGCCTACCGCGATGACGCCGAGGCCGCCGAGGAGTGGCGCCGCTTGAGTCGGCGCAGCCTCGTCGAGCGCAAGGTCGCGCACGCTGCGACCCTGAGCCGGGCGCTCGCGGCTCCCGCGGTCGCCTCGGAGCCGACGACGATCACCCTCGACGCCGACGACGCCCTCGACTGGGTGCGGGCGGTGGGCGACCTGCGGCTCGTGATCGCCGACCGCATCGGGATCGTCGTCGACGGCGACGAGGGCACGACCTCGGAGCCGGGGCTGCGAGAGCTCTACGACTGGCTCGCGTGGATTCAAGACGACCTGGTGCGGGTGTTCGAGGCGGGCGAGAGCGGTGCCGACGGTGGCGAGTGAGCCCGCCGAGCTCGACCTCGACGAGGCCGCGTTCGAGCGGCTCGTCGTGGAGGAGCTCGACGCGCTGCCCGACGAGATGGTGGACGGGCTCGACAACGTCATCTTCGTGACCGAGGCGAGGCCCGAGGACGGCTCTCTCGACCTGCTGGGGCTGTACGAGGGGGTCGCGCTCACCGACCGCGGCCAGTACGGCTTCGGCGAGCTTCCCGACCGCATCATCCTCTACCGGGAGCCGCTGCTCGCCGCGGCCGAAGGGGACCTCGAGGAGCTGCACGAGCAGATCCACATCACGCTCGTGCACGAGATCGCCCACTTCTACGGGATCGACGACGACGAGCTGCACCGGCTGGGCTGGGCATGAGCAGAGGTGCGCGTCGGGCGCGGGCGATCGTGAGCGGCGTCGTCACCGTCGTGATCGTCGGCGGCGCCGCCTACGCGGCGGCCGCGCTGCTCAGCCCGCTACCGGCGCTCGAGGTGCAGCCGCGCGACCTCGACACGAGCGCCGTGGGCGCCTCGCTCGACCAGCTCGTGCTGCCGGACGCCGGCGCGACGGCCGTCTCCCTGCCCTCGGGCGAGCCGATTCTCGCCGGCGCGCAGGAGCCTCGCCCCATGGCGGGCGTCGCCAAGCTCGTGCTCGCGCACGTCGCCCTCGACGCGGAGCCTCTCGAGGCGGGGCGCACGGGCGAGACGGTGCAGATCGATGCGGCGACAGCATCCCGCTACCGCGAGCTCACGACGGCGGGTGCTCGTACCGTGCCCGTGGTGCAGGGTCAGGTCTGGACGCGCCGCGACCTGCTCGCGGCGACCGCCATCGGTTCGGGCAACAACATCGCCGAGCTGCTCATGCTCGAGGTCTTCGGCGGCCTCGACGCCTACACGGCGGCGGCCTCGACCTGGCTCGACTCGGTCGGGCTCGCCGACACCGCGGTCGTCGACGCGACGGGGCTGGACTCGGGCAACATCTCGACCGCGCGCGACCTCGCGCGACTCGCCCAGCTCACTCTCGCCCACCCGGTGCTCGGCGAGCTCATGACCGACCGTCCGCGCACGGCGACCGCGGGCGCCTCGTGGGGCGACGAGGCCGCGTACGTGGTCGATACCGGCGCGATCGGCCTCGCCCGCACCTACACGGATGCGGCCGGAGTCGTGCTGCTCCTGGCCGTGCCCGTCGTGGCCGCCGGCACGGGGGGCGAGTCGGCCACTCCCGTCGCCCTCGCACTGCTCGGCCAGCCGGGCTACGCGCAGGCCGAGGTCGCGGTGCGCGCACTCATCGCCTCCCTCGCCGACGTCGTCGCACCCACCACCATCGTGGAGGCCGGTGCGACGGTCGGCGAGCTGCGGGCGGCGTGGGGGCCGAGCGCGAGCATCCTCGCCCGCGACGCGATCACGGTCACCCAGCTGGACGCCGCCACGATCGAGGTGCGCCTGAACGTTCCCGAGCGCCAGACGGTGCTCGAGGGCACCACGATCGGGCAGCTCGTCGTGACGACTCCCGACGGCGAGCAGGTGTCGAACCTCGTCGCCGGTGCCACGATCGCGCAGCCGGGGGTCGCCTGGCGCTTCGCCGACCCCGCGACGGTCATCGGCCGCTGGACGGACTGAGCCGCCGACTCAGCCCGGCACGTGCTCGTCGGCGGTGCCGCGCGGATCGTGGAGGTGCGCGTGCCAGTCCTCCTGGCGCGCCCACCGCTGCCAGTTGCGGGCGAAAGCCTCGCCGTCCCGCGCGATCGCCCGGCGTCGCCGCTCGGCGTCGTCGGGCAGCTCGATCCAGAGGGCGTAGTCGGCGAGGGCGCGCGCGGCCGGGCTAATGGCACCGCACCCCTCGATCACGAGGGGCCGCCGCGGGTCGAGATCGTGCCAGGTGCCGGGTCGGGAATCCGGCCAGTTCCACGACCTCCAGCGGGGCGGGCGCCCCTCCGCGATCGCCCGCAGCACGTGGTGGAGCACGTGCGCCTCCGCCGCCTCGAGGCCGTCCCAGCCCGGGTAGACGTCGTCGAGTCTCAGCAGCTGCGCGCCGGTCGACCGCGCGAGCTCCGTCGCGAACGTCGTCTTGCCCGAGCCCGAGCGCCCGTCGACGAGCGTCAGGCGCGGTCGGGAGCGCTCAGCGGAGGACACCTGTGAAGCTTCCCGTGAGCACGGCCGCGAGCAGCGCGATGCTCGAGACGAGCATCCCGATCACCACCACGACGGTGTCGAGCGTCGTCCACGGAGCGGGCCTCGTCCACGTGCGGGCGACGGGGGCGCCGAAGCCGCGCGCCTCGAGGCCGATCGCGAGAGCGGAGCCGCGCCTCAGCGACAGCACGAGGAGGCCGAGCAGGATGCCGGCGAAGCGCCGGATGCGCCCACGGTCGCCCACGCCGCGCGCTCGCCGCGCCCGCTCGAGCGTCGCCGCGTCGCCGCGCAGCAGGGTCACGAGACGCAGCGCCGCGACCGCGCCGAGCACGAAGCGGGCCGGCAGGCGCAGGGTCTGCCCGAAGGCATCGCCGAGCCGCGTCGCATCGGGTCGCGAGAACAGCGCGATCGCGGGCAGGCCGATCGCGAGCACGCGCAGGAGGGTCGCGAGGGCGAGCTCGATCGATCCGTCGCTGATGCGCACCAGGAGGAACTCGACGTGCACCTCGCCGGAGGGGCGACCGTAGAGCACGATCGTGAGCGCCGTGAAGGGCGCCGCGATGAGGATCGGGATGCTGCGCAGCGCGAGCGTGCGCAGGGGCACGCCGAGCAGCGGCAGCAGCAGCAGCTGCAGCGCGAGAGCCGTCGCCGCCGAGACCGGATCGATCGAGACGACGAGCAGCAGGGCGGGGATGAGCGAGGCGGCGAGCGCCGCGACCGGGTTGATGCGGTCGACGAGGGGTCGGCGGGCTGCCGTCGTCGAGGCGGGCTGCCCGGGCGCCGCACCGTCGACGCTGGTCTCAGCGGGTTCGGCGGCGGGCAGCCGCACCTCGCGCGCGCCGAGCGCGTCGACGAGGGCGCGATCGTGCGTCGCCATGACGA contains:
- a CDS encoding thioredoxin family protein, with amino-acid sequence MRLELYTSAFCEPCHRAREVVAEAARLVPTLQWDELDVAHHLERAEARGVTRTPTVVVLDDGGAVVVQAEGVPPLPRLLAALASAAD
- a CDS encoding GDSL-type esterase/lipase family protein — its product is MARWGNYRALGDSVSMMRRDASDLTFDSPTWSWTDRVALAVESVARLRGEAAQGCSLASPGATVEQLVHDQVPRALEAGADLVTILIGTSELLDGSARPAALARRLESGVRTLTAAGVDVVLATCLNPPTAIVPRRRRVRTAEFTAELWSIARTHDASVVDAWSLRDARLRPLGTGDRVHLGEEGHRQLGTRAVHVLGLPFVELGGRPRASAAGG
- the orn gene encoding oligoribonuclease, producing MSAATDRLVWIDCEMTGLDLAVDDLIEVAVVITNYDLEPVHEGFSIVIAPTERGMANMSDFVRDMHASSGLLDELPQGVPLEDAQAQIMAYLTEHVPTAGQSPLAGNTIGTDRAFLARSLPQVDAHLHYRSVDVSSIKELVRRWFPRIYFNAPAKDGGHRAMADILESIRELDYYRRAGFVAEPGPSSDDAQAIAADIVQKWEPRL
- the clpS gene encoding ATP-dependent Clp protease adapter ClpS, coding for MFSRLRDTRSVTPPAGTSSSVAERLDEQTLHASQVPWSTVIWNDPVNLMSYVSWVFRRHFGMTRQDAERAMLAVHHDGRATVAEGNREAMERHVEAMHEYGLWATVEKAPR
- a CDS encoding DUF2017 family protein, with the protein product MRGFQATEAGWQAILEPEEARILLSLSRQLQSLLADSLEPDALADGAVRRLLPDAYRDDAEAAEEWRRLSRRSLVERKVAHAATLSRALAAPAVASEPTTITLDADDALDWVRAVGDLRLVIADRIGIVVDGDEGTTSEPGLRELYDWLAWIQDDLVRVFEAGESGADGGE
- a CDS encoding metallopeptidase family protein, encoding MASEPAELDLDEAAFERLVVEELDALPDEMVDGLDNVIFVTEARPEDGSLDLLGLYEGVALTDRGQYGFGELPDRIILYREPLLAAAEGDLEELHEQIHITLVHEIAHFYGIDDDELHRLGWA
- a CDS encoding serine hydrolase, giving the protein MSRGARRARAIVSGVVTVVIVGGAAYAAAALLSPLPALEVQPRDLDTSAVGASLDQLVLPDAGATAVSLPSGEPILAGAQEPRPMAGVAKLVLAHVALDAEPLEAGRTGETVQIDAATASRYRELTTAGARTVPVVQGQVWTRRDLLAATAIGSGNNIAELLMLEVFGGLDAYTAAASTWLDSVGLADTAVVDATGLDSGNISTARDLARLAQLTLAHPVLGELMTDRPRTATAGASWGDEAAYVVDTGAIGLARTYTDAAGVVLLLAVPVVAAGTGGESATPVALALLGQPGYAQAEVAVRALIASLADVVAPTTIVEAGATVGELRAAWGPSASILARDAITVTQLDAATIEVRLNVPERQTVLEGTTIGQLVVTTPDGEQVSNLVAGATIAQPGVAWRFADPATVIGRWTD
- a CDS encoding ATP-binding protein gives rise to the protein MSSAERSRPRLTLVDGRSGSGKTTFATELARSTGAQLLRLDDVYPGWDGLEAAEAHVLHHVLRAIAEGRPPRWRSWNWPDSRPGTWHDLDPRRPLVIEGCGAISPAARALADYALWIELPDDAERRRRAIARDGEAFARNWQRWARQEDWHAHLHDPRGTADEHVPG